A window of Chitinophaga sp. MM2321 contains these coding sequences:
- a CDS encoding DUF4271 domain-containing protein has translation MRNWLLFLFIFSYLPILAQTADTTGTKAPVVKKPAATHVVSDSSRPKARVVPVKKDTANAAVNKAVPVKKEIKNTVAAVDTTQLATDSAAVAPVAKRVSAYELYLKKISAENDFLKPDKPTYIDTNPLRPYRSMDWLIYLMGGVLLMLSVIRLAYRKYFSDLFRAFLNPTLSQRQLKDQLSQSPFPNLLLNIFFTISLGVYLYLVLYRQQVFPQAEPWLLIPGLIVLVVVVYGTKYVMLRFCGWLFGNTELADAYIFILYLINKILGVLLVPFLVIMAFCEPPIAHAFLYISIFFIALLVVYRYIRSYSLVRQYLSFSKLHFFLYLCTFEVAPVLILTKVLLNIWLTGNP, from the coding sequence GTGCGAAACTGGCTATTGTTTCTATTCATCTTCAGTTATTTGCCAATATTGGCGCAAACAGCGGATACAACTGGTACCAAGGCACCTGTTGTAAAGAAGCCGGCAGCTACCCATGTTGTTTCAGATTCTTCGCGCCCGAAAGCGCGGGTGGTGCCTGTGAAAAAGGATACTGCCAATGCTGCCGTAAATAAGGCCGTGCCGGTAAAGAAAGAGATTAAAAATACGGTGGCAGCCGTGGATACAACACAGCTGGCTACAGACAGTGCAGCCGTGGCGCCCGTGGCAAAACGGGTATCTGCCTATGAGCTGTACCTGAAAAAGATTAGCGCGGAAAATGATTTCCTGAAGCCCGATAAGCCTACTTATATTGATACCAACCCCTTACGTCCCTATCGTAGTATGGACTGGCTCATCTATTTAATGGGTGGGGTGTTATTGATGCTGAGTGTGATCAGGCTGGCTTACCGGAAGTATTTTTCGGATCTTTTCCGGGCCTTTCTTAATCCTACGCTGAGTCAGCGGCAGTTAAAGGATCAGTTGTCCCAGTCTCCTTTTCCTAACCTGTTGCTCAATATATTCTTTACGATTTCGCTGGGTGTGTACCTGTACCTGGTGTTGTACCGGCAGCAGGTGTTTCCGCAGGCAGAGCCCTGGTTGCTGATTCCGGGGTTGATTGTGCTGGTGGTGGTGGTGTATGGCACTAAGTATGTGATGCTGCGTTTCTGTGGCTGGTTGTTTGGTAATACGGAGCTGGCGGATGCCTATATCTTTATTTTATACCTGATTAATAAGATCCTGGGCGTTTTACTGGTGCCTTTTTTGGTGATCATGGCTTTCTGTGAGCCTCCGATTGCGCATGCATTTCTTTATATTTCGATATTTTTTATTGCATTACTTGTTGTATACAGGTATATAAGATCTTATTCTCTGGTCAGGCAGTACCTATCTTTCAGTAAATTGCATTTTTTTCTTTACCTTTGCACCTTCGAAGTAGCACCCGTGTTAATATTAACTAAGGTGTTGCTTAATATCTGGTTAACTGGTAATCCCTGA
- a CDS encoding uroporphyrinogen-III synthase, giving the protein MEGLPAKEFRKQKIDILTYTAVIFTSRNSVDHFFRICEEMKVKVSQDCKYFCITEAVALYLQKFILYRKRKVFYGADGSTKGVLEVMNKHRDNEKFLFPSSDSQKKDIEEWLKANKCEYATATLYKTVSNDVTAILAGTVYDMIVFFSPSGVRSLFENVPQFEQNGTRIGAFGPSTSAAVEEAGLRLDVKAPAPQAPSMAAALDQYLATLNKK; this is encoded by the coding sequence GTGGAGGGGTTACCCGCTAAGGAGTTCCGGAAACAGAAAATTGACATACTGACCTATACAGCTGTAATTTTTACCAGCCGTAATTCGGTAGATCATTTTTTCCGGATCTGTGAGGAGATGAAGGTGAAGGTGTCGCAGGATTGCAAATACTTTTGTATTACAGAAGCTGTGGCATTGTATCTGCAGAAATTCATTCTTTATCGTAAACGGAAGGTGTTTTATGGTGCAGACGGTTCAACGAAAGGTGTACTGGAAGTCATGAACAAGCACCGGGATAACGAGAAATTCCTTTTCCCCAGCTCAGATAGCCAGAAAAAGGATATTGAAGAGTGGTTGAAAGCGAATAAGTGTGAATATGCTACGGCTACCCTTTACAAAACTGTTTCCAACGATGTAACGGCAATCCTGGCCGGCACGGTGTACGATATGATTGTGTTTTTCAGTCCTTCCGGCGTACGTTCATTATTTGAGAACGTACCGCAGTTTGAACAGAACGGTACCCGTATCGGCGCATTCGGCCCCAGCACCTCCGCAGCAGTAGAAGAAGCAGGATTAAGACTGGATGTAAAAGCACCTGCTCCACAGGCGCCTTCAATGGCAGCCGCACTGGATCAGTACCTGGCTACATTAAACAAGAAGTAA
- a CDS encoding thioredoxin domain-containing protein, protein MNKLTGETSPYLLQHAHNPVDWYPWGEEALQRAKAENKPILVSIGYAACHWCHVMERESFEDAATARIMNEHFINIKIDREERPDLDHIYMDAVQAMTGAGGWPLNVFLTPDKKPFYGGTYFPPVKAHNRPSWKDVLLSLADAFATKRDEIESQSENLTQHISQSSQFGVQAGVDLGIPREELFTREQCDMMCENILKQADTVWGGFGRAPKFPQTFTIAYLLRYHHAYKHPAALQQALLSLDKMLQGGLYDQIGGGFARYSTDEKWLAPHFEKMLYDNALLIDVLCDAWQLTRNKVYAQTIKDTLGFITREMTSPEGGFYAALDADSEGVEGKFYTWSKAEIHHILGEQAKPFCAFYDVREEGNWEEQNILWVQQPLEQFAAEKGYDAAVLEAMLQGCREKLLAVRANRIRPALDDKILLGWNALLVHACCKAFAALGEETYRQMAIRNMDFCLANFRQHEDGQAFYHTWKGGQAKYPAFLDDYACLIRALIALQEITGDTAYLYKAHDLTAFVNDHFGDDSGHFFYYTIDGQDDVIVRKKEIYDGAVPSGNAIMIQNLWYLSIVFDNKQWADKCVAAVSSLSQTVVRYPTSFGVWASQLLQFVKGTPELAVVGQDFKARMNEAGNWFIPFRVLIGAEKNISDLPLLRERARENDTLVYLCKDYHCIKPVFYMREIINLLE, encoded by the coding sequence ATGAACAAACTTACAGGGGAAACAAGTCCTTACTTATTGCAGCATGCGCATAACCCGGTAGATTGGTATCCCTGGGGAGAAGAGGCGCTGCAAAGGGCGAAAGCAGAAAATAAGCCCATACTGGTAAGCATTGGATATGCTGCTTGTCATTGGTGTCATGTAATGGAGCGGGAGAGCTTTGAAGATGCGGCTACTGCGCGCATCATGAACGAGCATTTTATAAATATTAAAATAGACCGGGAAGAAAGGCCCGACCTGGATCATATTTACATGGATGCCGTGCAGGCTATGACCGGCGCTGGTGGCTGGCCGCTGAATGTTTTTCTGACACCGGATAAAAAACCTTTTTATGGCGGCACCTACTTTCCGCCGGTGAAAGCACACAACCGTCCTTCCTGGAAAGATGTGCTGCTGTCGCTGGCGGATGCTTTTGCCACCAAGCGGGATGAAATAGAGTCGCAATCCGAAAACCTGACGCAGCATATCAGCCAGTCCAGCCAGTTTGGGGTGCAGGCGGGTGTAGACCTGGGCATACCGCGGGAGGAGCTCTTTACCAGGGAGCAGTGTGATATGATGTGTGAGAATATCCTGAAACAGGCGGATACGGTATGGGGTGGTTTCGGCCGTGCGCCTAAGTTTCCGCAAACCTTTACCATTGCATATTTGTTGAGATATCACCATGCCTATAAACATCCGGCTGCGTTGCAGCAGGCGCTGTTGTCGCTGGACAAGATGTTGCAGGGAGGCCTGTATGATCAGATAGGTGGCGGGTTTGCCCGGTATTCCACCGACGAAAAGTGGCTGGCCCCACACTTTGAGAAGATGCTTTACGACAATGCATTGCTCATAGATGTGCTGTGTGATGCCTGGCAGCTGACCCGTAACAAAGTGTATGCACAAACCATAAAAGACACCCTGGGCTTTATAACACGTGAAATGACTTCCCCCGAAGGTGGCTTCTATGCTGCATTGGATGCGGATTCGGAAGGTGTGGAAGGTAAATTTTATACCTGGAGCAAAGCGGAGATCCATCATATCCTCGGTGAGCAGGCAAAACCTTTCTGTGCGTTTTATGATGTGCGGGAAGAGGGCAACTGGGAAGAGCAGAATATTTTATGGGTGCAACAGCCGTTGGAGCAGTTTGCCGCTGAAAAGGGCTACGATGCTGCTGTGTTGGAGGCTATGCTGCAAGGTTGCCGTGAAAAGCTCCTGGCAGTAAGGGCTAACAGGATTCGTCCGGCATTGGACGATAAAATTCTGCTGGGATGGAATGCTTTGCTGGTGCATGCGTGCTGTAAGGCATTTGCGGCACTGGGAGAAGAAACGTACCGGCAGATGGCTATCCGTAACATGGATTTTTGCCTGGCAAATTTCCGGCAGCATGAAGATGGGCAGGCGTTTTACCATACCTGGAAGGGCGGGCAGGCTAAATATCCGGCTTTCCTGGACGACTATGCGTGCCTGATCCGTGCATTGATTGCTTTGCAGGAAATTACCGGTGATACGGCCTACCTGTATAAAGCGCATGATCTCACCGCCTTTGTAAATGATCATTTTGGAGACGATAGTGGCCACTTCTTTTATTATACCATTGATGGCCAGGATGATGTGATTGTAAGAAAGAAAGAAATTTATGATGGAGCTGTTCCCAGCGGAAATGCTATTATGATTCAAAACCTTTGGTATCTTTCTATTGTTTTTGATAATAAGCAATGGGCGGATAAGTGTGTGGCGGCGGTATCCAGCCTTTCACAAACAGTGGTACGGTATCCTACCTCCTTCGGCGTGTGGGCGAGCCAGTTATTACAGTTTGTAAAAGGGACACCTGAACTGGCAGTGGTGGGACAGGATTTTAAGGCGCGGATGAATGAAGCGGGTAACTGGTTTATTCCTTTCAGGGTTTTAATAGGGGCAGAAAAAAATATTTCTGACCTCCCTTTACTGAGAGAAAGAGCCCGGGAAAATGACACATTAGTTTATTTATGCAAGGATTATCATTGTATTAAGCCCGTTTTTTATATGCGAGAAATTATTAATCTATTAGAATAA
- a CDS encoding SUMF1/EgtB/PvdO family nonheme iron enzyme, with product MKATLMKLNYLRGLLAVLLVSLLASCGGSKTPKNAQGQLIGVSPRPKYSPPVPYGMVYVPPGTFHMGPSDEDVNYSYTARNKSISISGFYMDATEITNNEYRQFVQWVQDSIAHILLGHVKQDDGHDIIDWKQKINWKDKATVEKLDAMVYTEADRLYGRKDIDVGKLVYHQETFNWDKAKLRENFGKPRSTFIVKKDVPIYPDTLCWIRDFSYAYNEPMTRMYFWHPAFDNYPVVGVNWHQATAFCEWRSKFWEDYRNAKKLFTEDKFQLPSEAQWEYAARGGREQTPYPWGGYYIRNKKGCLLANFKPGRGNYPEDGGFYTVRADAYWPNDYGLYCMAGNVAEWTADIFYENAYSFTSDMNPYLRMDVPDDAPRKMKRKAIRGGSWKDVGYFLQTGTRTYEYQDSSKSYVGFRCTIALSRRSKHK from the coding sequence ATGAAAGCTACCCTTATGAAGCTTAACTATTTAAGAGGTCTGTTGGCAGTTCTGCTGGTTTCCCTGCTGGCCAGCTGCGGTGGTAGTAAAACCCCCAAAAACGCTCAAGGGCAATTAATTGGCGTCAGCCCCAGACCAAAGTACTCCCCCCCTGTACCTTACGGGATGGTTTATGTACCACCTGGAACTTTTCATATGGGTCCCAGTGATGAGGATGTAAACTATTCTTACACGGCACGTAACAAGTCAATTTCCATTTCGGGCTTCTATATGGATGCCACGGAAATTACGAACAACGAATACCGTCAGTTTGTGCAATGGGTCCAGGACTCTATTGCGCATATTCTTTTGGGCCATGTAAAACAGGATGACGGTCATGATATCATTGACTGGAAACAGAAAATTAACTGGAAAGACAAAGCTACCGTTGAAAAGCTGGATGCGATGGTGTATACCGAAGCTGACAGGCTATATGGTCGTAAAGATATTGATGTAGGAAAGCTGGTCTATCACCAGGAAACGTTTAACTGGGACAAGGCAAAGCTGCGGGAAAACTTCGGCAAGCCGCGCTCCACGTTTATCGTTAAAAAGGATGTTCCTATCTATCCGGACACGCTCTGCTGGATCAGGGATTTCTCTTATGCTTATAATGAGCCGATGACACGTATGTACTTCTGGCATCCGGCGTTCGACAACTACCCGGTAGTGGGTGTAAACTGGCACCAGGCAACGGCTTTCTGCGAGTGGAGAAGTAAGTTCTGGGAAGATTACAGGAATGCCAAGAAATTATTTACGGAAGATAAATTCCAGTTGCCATCTGAAGCACAGTGGGAATATGCTGCACGTGGCGGAAGAGAACAAACGCCTTATCCATGGGGAGGTTACTACATCCGTAATAAGAAAGGATGTTTACTGGCCAACTTCAAACCCGGCCGCGGTAACTATCCGGAAGATGGCGGTTTCTACACGGTTCGCGCAGATGCTTACTGGCCCAATGATTACGGTCTGTATTGCATGGCAGGTAACGTAGCTGAATGGACGGCGGATATCTTCTACGAAAATGCGTATTCCTTTACATCTGATATGAACCCATATCTGAGAATGGATGTTCCGGATGATGCACCACGAAAAATGAAACGTAAAGCTATCAGGGGTGGTTCCTGGAAAGATGTGGGATACTTCCTGCAAACAGGTACCAGAACTTACGAATACCAGGATAGTTCCAAATCATATGTAGGATTCAGGTGTACGATCGCATTAAGCAGAAGGAGTAAACACAAATAA
- the gldL gene encoding gliding motility protein GldL, translated as MNPNKAKWLNFFVCIAASVVIIGALFKLQHWRGADIALILGLSVEALIFFVYAFVPDASASHPEGAVAVASSPAVAGLDKMLQEADITPANLQRLSENFQKLGTTVDKMRDISDVVAATGDYTQKTREAASAIGNVATAYTTAAAAVSSFNSASESTKDFHVQMQGMTKNLASLNAIYELELQDTNNHLKAMNSFYSNLQNASSAMSGSIEDAKKTQEQITLLAKNLSNLNSVYGNMLSAMHGTR; from the coding sequence ATGAATCCTAACAAAGCTAAATGGCTGAACTTTTTCGTATGTATTGCGGCTTCAGTAGTAATTATCGGAGCATTATTTAAATTACAACACTGGCGCGGCGCTGATATTGCGCTGATCCTGGGTTTGAGCGTAGAAGCACTGATCTTTTTTGTATACGCTTTTGTACCTGATGCCAGTGCATCTCATCCGGAAGGCGCCGTAGCAGTTGCAAGTAGTCCTGCTGTTGCCGGTCTCGACAAAATGCTCCAGGAAGCAGACATTACACCTGCTAACCTGCAACGTTTAAGCGAAAACTTTCAGAAACTGGGTACTACCGTTGATAAAATGAGAGATATCAGCGATGTGGTAGCCGCAACAGGTGATTACACACAAAAAACAAGAGAAGCTGCCAGTGCTATTGGTAATGTAGCAACTGCCTACACTACTGCTGCTGCTGCTGTTTCTTCTTTCAACAGTGCGTCGGAATCCACGAAAGATTTCCATGTACAGATGCAGGGGATGACCAAAAATCTGGCTTCACTCAATGCAATCTATGAACTGGAACTCCAGGATACCAACAACCACCTGAAAGCAATGAACTCATTCTACAGCAATTTGCAGAATGCTTCTTCCGCTATGAGTGGCAGCATTGAAGATGCTAAGAAAACGCAGGAGCAAATTACGCTGCTGGCAAAAAATCTGAGCAATCTGAATTCAGTATATGGTAACATGTTGTCCGCGATGCACGGGACCAGATAA
- the gldM gene encoding gliding motility protein GldM gives MALPKDPRQKMINIMYLVLTAMLALNVSAEILNAFNIVNNSINTSNKSLTDKNDLIYQQFESQMKENAAKVAPLKAKAEQVKKLSAEMFNYVESLKNLIITESGGKDETGDIKSKADLDAPTRVMENMKKGPEMEAKLIALREQLLSFVEPKDKEKFAKTLPLKIEVGQSGNDHGGGPKTWTTYHFNMVPTIAAVTILGKFQNDIKNSESAIIDDLFRQIDASNFKFDKVRPFISLNSKNLMDGQTLTAQIAVGAYSSTVNPTIVVNGQSVTATDGLGTFTIPVSGIGEKTITGNITLPSPNGGDPISYPFTETYNVGASTTSISADKMNVLYIGLQNPISISAAGVPAEAVSASMNGGSISKRGSGEYIVTVSQPGKAIINVIANVDGKTKSLGQKEFRVKRVPDPVLKVGVNKGGNMKAADFKVQGGLRADLEDFEFEGVKYEVIGYRVGISAKGKEYQEGDATSAYFPGNVSASIRSLRPGDEVYFENVKVKGPDGVVRSMPSTIFKLN, from the coding sequence ATGGCACTACCTAAAGATCCTAGGCAGAAGATGATCAACATCATGTACCTGGTCTTGACGGCCATGCTCGCGTTGAACGTCTCTGCTGAAATATTGAACGCTTTTAACATTGTTAATAATTCAATCAATACTTCAAATAAATCTTTGACTGACAAAAATGACCTCATTTATCAGCAGTTTGAGAGTCAGATGAAGGAGAATGCTGCAAAAGTTGCCCCACTCAAAGCCAAGGCTGAACAGGTGAAGAAGCTTTCTGCAGAAATGTTTAACTATGTTGAATCTTTAAAAAATCTCATCATTACGGAAAGTGGTGGTAAAGATGAAACCGGCGATATTAAATCTAAAGCCGACCTCGATGCGCCTACCCGTGTGATGGAAAATATGAAAAAAGGTCCTGAAATGGAAGCTAAACTGATTGCCCTGCGTGAGCAATTGCTTTCTTTTGTAGAACCTAAGGATAAAGAAAAATTTGCAAAAACATTGCCGTTGAAAATAGAAGTTGGCCAATCAGGAAATGATCATGGTGGCGGTCCTAAAACATGGACTACCTACCACTTCAACATGGTGCCTACTATTGCCGCGGTAACCATCCTGGGTAAATTCCAGAATGATATCAAAAACTCCGAGTCTGCTATTATTGATGACCTGTTCCGCCAGATTGATGCGAGCAACTTCAAATTTGATAAAGTAAGACCATTCATCTCCCTGAATTCAAAAAACCTGATGGACGGCCAGACCTTAACTGCACAAATCGCAGTGGGCGCTTACAGCAGTACAGTTAATCCTACTATCGTGGTAAACGGACAGTCCGTTACAGCTACAGACGGTTTAGGAACATTCACGATACCTGTGTCAGGTATTGGCGAAAAAACAATTACCGGTAACATTACCTTACCTAGCCCCAATGGTGGCGATCCTATCTCCTATCCCTTTACAGAAACTTATAATGTAGGTGCTTCAACCACCTCCATCTCAGCCGACAAAATGAATGTATTATACATTGGTTTGCAGAATCCGATTTCTATCTCTGCTGCCGGTGTACCTGCTGAAGCCGTATCTGCTTCCATGAATGGCGGTAGTATTTCCAAACGCGGTTCAGGCGAATACATCGTAACTGTAAGCCAGCCAGGTAAAGCCATCATTAATGTGATCGCTAACGTGGACGGCAAAACGAAATCATTGGGCCAGAAAGAATTTCGTGTAAAACGGGTTCCTGATCCGGTGTTGAAAGTAGGTGTTAATAAAGGTGGAAACATGAAAGCTGCCGACTTTAAAGTACAGGGCGGATTACGTGCTGACCTGGAAGATTTTGAATTTGAAGGTGTGAAATATGAAGTGATAGGTTACCGTGTGGGTATCTCTGCGAAAGGCAAGGAATACCAGGAAGGTGATGCTACCTCTGCTTATTTCCCCGGTAATGTATCTGCATCTATCCGTTCCCTGCGTCCGGGAGATGAAGTATATTTTGAAAATGTGAAAGTGAAAGGCCCCGACGGCGTTGTTCGTTCGATGCCATCCACTATCTTTAAATTAAATTAA
- the gldN gene encoding gliding motility protein GldN has translation MRAVMFNRIGWCTMLLVLLATAVEAQRRGGTTRRRTATEGTTPQQDPNAVVNPATGNAVTPPPPAPAVSQRPDGLTGPVVDTPRKSLRVDGVVERSLARERVPIVYDYIREDDRFWEKRVWQVIDVREKINLPFQYNVEDESGTNQLFISILLEAIKNKEVEAFNPIDDRFTTVMPYDEILGKISGEERTVRSIDPVTGEEKMVTTRDDFDPRTIKQYKIKEVWVFDKEASALKVRILGIAPMVSRINEDGTIRASIPLFWVYYPDMRPTLAKYDVYNQNNDASTISWEDLFEMRFFGSYVVKENNTYNREIKDYIKDGTMRLLEGQAIKDRIFNKEQDLWQY, from the coding sequence ATGCGAGCAGTAATGTTTAACAGAATTGGTTGGTGCACAATGTTGCTGGTACTGCTGGCAACAGCCGTTGAAGCGCAACGCCGTGGTGGTACAACCCGCCGCAGAACCGCTACAGAAGGTACAACTCCCCAGCAGGACCCTAATGCGGTGGTAAACCCCGCAACAGGTAATGCTGTGACGCCACCGCCACCTGCTCCTGCTGTATCCCAGCGTCCGGACGGTCTTACCGGCCCCGTTGTAGATACGCCACGCAAATCATTGCGTGTAGACGGAGTCGTGGAAAGAAGCCTCGCCAGAGAACGTGTTCCCATTGTCTATGACTACATCCGCGAGGATGACAGGTTCTGGGAAAAACGCGTATGGCAGGTGATCGACGTCCGGGAGAAAATAAACCTTCCCTTCCAGTATAACGTGGAAGACGAAAGTGGTACCAATCAGCTGTTCATTAGCATTCTGCTGGAGGCAATCAAAAATAAAGAGGTAGAGGCTTTCAACCCTATCGATGACCGTTTCACCACCGTAATGCCCTACGATGAAATCCTAGGTAAAATCAGCGGGGAAGAAAGAACCGTTCGTAGTATCGATCCGGTAACAGGTGAAGAAAAAATGGTGACCACCCGCGATGACTTCGATCCACGTACCATCAAACAGTACAAGATCAAAGAAGTATGGGTGTTCGACAAAGAAGCTTCTGCTCTGAAAGTCCGTATCCTCGGTATTGCGCCCATGGTATCCCGTATAAATGAAGATGGCACCATCCGTGCTTCCATCCCTTTATTCTGGGTATACTATCCTGACATGCGTCCTACACTGGCCAAATACGATGTATATAACCAGAATAACGATGCTTCTACTATCAGCTGGGAAGATCTTTTTGAAATGCGCTTCTTCGGCAGTTATGTAGTGAAGGAAAACAATACCTACAACCGCGAAATCAAGGATTACATTAAAGACGGTACCATGCGCCTCCTCGAAGGACAAGCCATCAAGGACCGTATCTTTAACAAGGAGCAGGATCTGTGGCAATATTAA
- a CDS encoding Crp/Fnr family transcriptional regulator — protein MSLTLLQKTVYQIMPLPTAEWEAMSACWLPVQYKRKAMITPAGEVERYLYFVLEGVQRIFCLEGDKESTIIFSYTGSFSGIMDSFQLQRPSPWYLETLTASKLLRMTYADFNRLTLQYPLIERWARLGTVAALGGVLERHKELLSFSAEQKFRTLLTRSPQVLQLIPQKYLAAYLGIDPATFSKLLHAVKL, from the coding sequence ATGTCCCTGACGCTGTTACAAAAAACTGTTTACCAGATCATGCCACTCCCCACGGCAGAATGGGAGGCGATGTCCGCATGCTGGCTACCGGTGCAGTATAAACGAAAAGCGATGATCACCCCTGCGGGCGAAGTAGAACGTTATCTCTACTTTGTGCTGGAGGGCGTACAACGTATTTTTTGCCTGGAAGGCGACAAGGAATCCACCATCATATTTTCCTACACCGGCTCCTTTTCGGGGATCATGGACTCTTTTCAATTGCAACGACCTTCCCCCTGGTACCTGGAAACATTAACGGCCAGTAAGCTGCTGCGGATGACCTATGCAGACTTCAACCGTCTTACCTTACAATACCCCCTGATAGAACGCTGGGCCAGGCTGGGGACTGTAGCGGCGCTTGGCGGGGTACTGGAAAGACATAAAGAACTGCTTTCCTTCAGCGCAGAACAGAAATTCAGGACGCTCCTTACCCGCAGCCCGCAGGTATTACAACTGATCCCGCAAAAATACCTGGCGGCTTACCTGGGTATAGACCCCGCTACCTTCAGTAAACTGCTGCATGCCGTAAAACTATAA
- a CDS encoding DinB family protein: MPPIKSNELLQNLRKQIVATQYKVENRFGEKSAAILQHAPMPGKWSAIQCLEHLNTYGRYYLPALEKAISTAELQGSKPTAYFHSSWLGAYFTRLMQPKEDGELRSRMKSPKGHLPAIKPDTAAVIGEFIAQQETMETLLLRAEKIDLQAVKVPTSLSRFIRLSIGDTFGFLTAHINRHIQQAEKAIDTCLQQIGNLV, encoded by the coding sequence ATGCCCCCGATTAAAAGTAATGAGCTGCTGCAAAACCTGCGTAAACAGATTGTTGCCACACAATACAAGGTAGAAAACCGTTTTGGTGAAAAGAGCGCGGCTATCCTGCAACATGCACCCATGCCCGGTAAATGGAGTGCCATACAATGCCTGGAGCATTTAAATACTTATGGAAGATATTACCTGCCTGCGCTGGAAAAGGCAATCAGCACCGCTGAGTTACAAGGAAGTAAACCCACCGCTTACTTTCATAGTAGTTGGCTGGGAGCCTACTTTACACGCCTGATGCAACCAAAAGAAGATGGTGAACTGCGTTCCCGCATGAAATCCCCGAAGGGGCATCTGCCGGCCATTAAGCCGGATACAGCAGCGGTGATCGGGGAATTTATAGCCCAGCAGGAAACGATGGAAACATTATTGCTGCGCGCAGAAAAAATAGATCTGCAGGCGGTGAAAGTACCTACTTCCCTGTCGCGTTTCATCCGGTTATCCATAGGGGATACTTTCGGTTTCCTGACTGCACATATCAACAGGCATATACAGCAGGCGGAGAAGGCCATTGATACCTGTCTGCAACAAATAGGGAATTTAGTTTAG